A genomic region of Anas acuta chromosome 1, bAnaAcu1.1, whole genome shotgun sequence contains the following coding sequences:
- the GGACT gene encoding gamma-glutamylaminecyclotransferase isoform X3, translating into MARVFVYGTLKKGQPNYKHMINTAKGIAKYQGRGRTVEKYPLVIAGKYNIPFMLNIPGTGHHVAGEIYTVDDQMLQFLDEFEGCPDMYQRTTMRIEVVEWEGKSSAAGSSVMECFVYSTTTYQPEWVQLPYHDNYDSSGTHGLSYVLRESRD; encoded by the coding sequence ATGGCTCGTGTCTTCGTGTACGGCACGCTTAAGAAGGGCCAGCCCAACTACAAGCACATGATAAACACCGCCAAGGGGATAGCGAAATACCAAGGAAGGGGCCGCACCGTGGAGAAGTACCCTCTGGTGATCGCAGGGAAATACAACATCCCTTTCATGCTGAACATCCCGGGCACGGGGCACCACGTGGCCGGGGAGATTTACACCGTGGACGACCAGATGCTGCAGTTCCTCGACGAGTTCGAAGGCTGCCCAGACATGTACCAGCGCACGACAATGAGAATCGAGGTGGTGGagtgggaagggaaaagcagcGCGGCCGGGAGCAGCGTGATGGAGTGCTTTGTGTACAGCACGACCACCTACCAGCCCGAGTGGGTCCAGCTGCCCTACCATGACAATTACGATTCCTCCGGGACTCACGGCCTCTCCTACGTGCTGCGCGAGAGCAGGGATTAA
- the GGACT gene encoding gamma-glutamylaminecyclotransferase isoform X1 — protein MKKETRVCYLELVPIAGMAPWVPLGTMARVFVYGTLKKGQPNYKHMINTAKGIAKYQGRGRTVEKYPLVIAGKYNIPFMLNIPGTGHHVAGEIYTVDDQMLQFLDEFEGCPDMYQRTTMRIEVVEWEGKSSAAGSSVMECFVYSTTTYQPEWVQLPYHDNYDSSGTHGLSYVLRESRD, from the exons ATGAAGAAAGAGACAAG ggTGTGCTATTTGGAGCTTGTTCCCATCGCTGGGATGGCTCCCTGGGTACCTTTAG gtACGATGGCTCGTGTCTTCGTGTACGGCACGCTTAAGAAGGGCCAGCCCAACTACAAGCACATGATAAACACCGCCAAGGGGATAGCGAAATACCAAGGAAGGGGCCGCACCGTGGAGAAGTACCCTCTGGTGATCGCAGGGAAATACAACATCCCTTTCATGCTGAACATCCCGGGCACGGGGCACCACGTGGCCGGGGAGATTTACACCGTGGACGACCAGATGCTGCAGTTCCTCGACGAGTTCGAAGGCTGCCCAGACATGTACCAGCGCACGACAATGAGAATCGAGGTGGTGGagtgggaagggaaaagcagcGCGGCCGGGAGCAGCGTGATGGAGTGCTTTGTGTACAGCACGACCACCTACCAGCCCGAGTGGGTCCAGCTGCCCTACCATGACAATTACGATTCCTCCGGGACTCACGGCCTCTCCTACGTGCTGCGCGAGAGCAGGGATTAA
- the GGACT gene encoding gamma-glutamylaminecyclotransferase isoform X2, translated as MAPWVPLGTMARVFVYGTLKKGQPNYKHMINTAKGIAKYQGRGRTVEKYPLVIAGKYNIPFMLNIPGTGHHVAGEIYTVDDQMLQFLDEFEGCPDMYQRTTMRIEVVEWEGKSSAAGSSVMECFVYSTTTYQPEWVQLPYHDNYDSSGTHGLSYVLRESRD; from the exons ATGGCTCCCTGGGTACCTTTAG gtACGATGGCTCGTGTCTTCGTGTACGGCACGCTTAAGAAGGGCCAGCCCAACTACAAGCACATGATAAACACCGCCAAGGGGATAGCGAAATACCAAGGAAGGGGCCGCACCGTGGAGAAGTACCCTCTGGTGATCGCAGGGAAATACAACATCCCTTTCATGCTGAACATCCCGGGCACGGGGCACCACGTGGCCGGGGAGATTTACACCGTGGACGACCAGATGCTGCAGTTCCTCGACGAGTTCGAAGGCTGCCCAGACATGTACCAGCGCACGACAATGAGAATCGAGGTGGTGGagtgggaagggaaaagcagcGCGGCCGGGAGCAGCGTGATGGAGTGCTTTGTGTACAGCACGACCACCTACCAGCCCGAGTGGGTCCAGCTGCCCTACCATGACAATTACGATTCCTCCGGGACTCACGGCCTCTCCTACGTGCTGCGCGAGAGCAGGGATTAA